A region from the Synechococcales cyanobacterium T60_A2020_003 genome encodes:
- a CDS encoding DUF3110 domain-containing protein gives MRVFVLLFNAGTDNEGIHTLKMGDRNIVLMFEQEEDAERYALMLEAQDFGSPSVECFELDDIEEFCTGAGYSCKLVHEGVLELPPEANVESPDWNPDAEPEETAKTGDASNYELSSSELDRIRRQLEGLL, from the coding sequence ATGCGCGTGTTTGTGCTGCTGTTCAATGCCGGGACGGATAACGAGGGCATCCATACGCTCAAGATGGGCGATCGCAATATTGTGCTGATGTTTGAGCAAGAAGAAGACGCTGAACGCTATGCCCTAATGCTAGAAGCGCAGGATTTTGGCAGTCCCAGCGTTGAATGTTTTGAGCTGGACGATATCGAAGAATTCTGCACTGGGGCAGGCTATAGTTGCAAACTCGTCCATGAAGGTGTATTGGAACTTCCACCGGAGGCGAATGTGGAATCGCCCGATTGGAACCCTGATGCTGAACCTGAAGAAACGGCTAAAACCGGAGATGCTAGCAATTACGAGCTTTCCTCCTCCGAACTCGATCGCATTCGTCGTCAGCTTGAAGGCTTGTTGTAA